One window of Magallana gigas chromosome 2, xbMagGiga1.1, whole genome shotgun sequence genomic DNA carries:
- the LOC105326808 gene encoding uncharacterized protein isoform X1: MIIWSLIFVLWNARGSSCCIFPVKGTWDTSDHGLVTFSDTVVNGFRSIFFGTSDYTCVTNIDERYMARSSKFILHGVEFEVYLCLRLIYVTANKYKYHLATDENQNAGNERLKSAASNAPLTFSDVCDRTLFETGSYSMMLRSGTVLSEMVECPTDIIAKWNYVVTDSNGNSYCTVNSSLDICQNTTLIFNTSECSGNLLHSVDGSFHCIYTTQVTTSSYYITTYNADTVTPNENTTFRFSCLLMEANTKDNISLYQYPQHCHPFQNAKNVSPENLLSLSYQSK, translated from the exons ATGATAATCTGGAGTTTGATCTTTGTTTTGTGGAACGCACGAGGTTCAA GCTGTTGTATCTTCCCCGTTAAGGGGACTTGGGACACCAGCGACCATGGATTAGTTACATTTTCAGATACTGTAGTCAATGGATTTCGTAGCATTTTTTTCGGAACATCAGATTATACATGTGTTACCAACATTGATGAGAGATACATGGCTAG ATCTTCAAAATTTATTCTACATGGTGTTGAATTTGAAGTAtatctttgtttacgtttgatCTACGTAACAGCgaacaaatataaatatcatttggCAACTG aTGAGAATCAGAATGCTGGCAACGAAAGATTGAAATCAGCCGCTTCTAATGCTCCTCTAACGTTTTCCGATGTCTGTGATAGAACTTTATTTGAAACTGGTTCATACAGCATGATGCTAAGATCAG GGACCGTCCTTTCTGAAATGGTAGAATGTCCGACAGATATCATAGCAAAGTGGAACTACGTAGTGACTGACTCCAATGGAAACAGTTACTGCACTGTGAATTCCTCCTTAGACATCTGTCAGAATACCACTCTCATCTTTAACACTTCTGAATGCTCTGGAAACTTACTGCATTCAG TTGATGGTTCCTTCCATTGCATATATACTACCCAGGTTACGACTTCTTCCTATTACATAACAACGTACAACGCTGACACCGTCACTCCCAACGAAAACACAACGTTCCGTTTCTCCTGTCTG ctTATGGAAGCAAACACCAAAGACAATATTTCTTTGTATCAATATCCTCAACATTGCCATCCATTTCAAAATGCCAAAAACGTATCACCAGAGAATTTATTATCGCTCTCTTATCAAAGTAAGTAA
- the LOC105326808 gene encoding uncharacterized protein isoform X2, translated as MARSSKFILHGVEFEVYLCLRLIYVTANKYKYHLATDENQNAGNERLKSAASNAPLTFSDVCDRTLFETGSYSMMLRSGTVLSEMVECPTDIIAKWNYVVTDSNGNSYCTVNSSLDICQNTTLIFNTSECSGNLLHSVDGSFHCIYTTQVTTSSYYITTYNADTVTPNENTTFRFSCLLMEANTKDNISLYQYPQHCHPFQNAKNVSPENLLSLSYQSK; from the exons ATGGCTAG ATCTTCAAAATTTATTCTACATGGTGTTGAATTTGAAGTAtatctttgtttacgtttgatCTACGTAACAGCgaacaaatataaatatcatttggCAACTG aTGAGAATCAGAATGCTGGCAACGAAAGATTGAAATCAGCCGCTTCTAATGCTCCTCTAACGTTTTCCGATGTCTGTGATAGAACTTTATTTGAAACTGGTTCATACAGCATGATGCTAAGATCAG GGACCGTCCTTTCTGAAATGGTAGAATGTCCGACAGATATCATAGCAAAGTGGAACTACGTAGTGACTGACTCCAATGGAAACAGTTACTGCACTGTGAATTCCTCCTTAGACATCTGTCAGAATACCACTCTCATCTTTAACACTTCTGAATGCTCTGGAAACTTACTGCATTCAG TTGATGGTTCCTTCCATTGCATATATACTACCCAGGTTACGACTTCTTCCTATTACATAACAACGTACAACGCTGACACCGTCACTCCCAACGAAAACACAACGTTCCGTTTCTCCTGTCTG ctTATGGAAGCAAACACCAAAGACAATATTTCTTTGTATCAATATCCTCAACATTGCCATCCATTTCAAAATGCCAAAAACGTATCACCAGAGAATTTATTATCGCTCTCTTATCAAAGTAAGTAA